From the genome of Bordetella sp. H567, one region includes:
- a CDS encoding cold-shock protein has product MQTGTVKWFNAEKGFGFITPEDGGKDVFVHISAINGEQTLAENQRVSYTPEQGAKGPQATNVRILK; this is encoded by the coding sequence ATGCAAACAGGCACGGTCAAATGGTTCAACGCCGAAAAGGGCTTTGGTTTCATCACCCCTGAAGACGGCGGCAAGGACGTTTTCGTACACATATCGGCAATCAACGGCGAACAGACACTCGCCGAGAACCAGCGCGTCAGCTACACGCCCGAACAAGGCGCCAAGGGACCGCAAGCAACGAACGTCCGAATACTGAAATAA